One window from the genome of Salvelinus namaycush isolate Seneca chromosome 19, SaNama_1.0, whole genome shotgun sequence encodes:
- the LOC120064026 gene encoding uncharacterized protein LOC120064026, producing the protein MHSDHCQTIQSNSTLPHVYGVKHACLLNSLQYFNTTDTFSVDIMHDILEGVAQLEVKRVLQYIQANFVTAKDVYGRVHSFNYGYTERRNHPPALKLDDGSNDLCLNAIQSWCLLCNLTLIFGDLVQKDDKYWQLLWLLLQIVNIVFSPILTEGMTIYLTHLIAEHHRLFMYLFPDRNILPKHHFMIHYPCCIRNIGPILHSWCMRYEAKHNFFKKQLKSFKNVTMTLTKKHQNDMAYNWEMFSQDRLAIGPGKMSRLNELKESHEIAAKLNVSVHTNVLSVKWVKHHGTEYHLDLVICGEVVIEMPVFYIIKAIVLKEENVFLVGSALETLCFDDHLHAFKVVLKQSPPCKVFHVNDIMYHKPFDLLMSYGARDSFDYILLLLDNSLSQGWDLWFGHNKHI; encoded by the coding sequence ATGCACTCAGACCATTGTCAAACTATTCAGTCAAACTCAACACTACCTCATGTGTACGGTGTGAAGCATGCCTGCTTATTGAACTCTCTGCAGTACTTCAATACTACAGACACTTTTTCTGTTGATATAATGCATGACATTTTAGAAGGAGTTGCACAACTTGAGGTAAAACGTGTGTTACAGTATATACAAGCCAACTTTGTGACTGCTAAAGATGTGTACGGTAGAGTTCATTCATTTAACTATGGCTACACAGAGAGGAGGAATCATCCACCTGCACTCAAATTGGATGATGGGAGCAATGATTTGTGTCTAAATGCTATTCAGTCTTGGTGTCTTCTCTGTAATTTGACATTGATATTTGGTGATCTGGTACAGAAAGATGATAAATACTGGCAGCTGCTTTGGTTACTACTACAAATTGTAAATATTGTGTTTTCTCCTATACTAACAGAGGGCATGACTATCTATCTGACGCACTTAATTGCTGAACATCATAGGCTTTTCATGTATTTGTTTCCTGATAGAAATATTTTACCGAAACACCACTTCATGATACATTATCCTTGTTGTATAAGGAATATTGGGCCAATTCTTCATTCGTGGTGTATGCGCTACGAGGCAAAACATAATTTCTTTAAAAAGCAACTGAAGAGTTTTAAGAATGTCACTATGACCTTAACCAAGAAACACCAAAATGACATGGCATATAATTGGGAAATGTTCAGCCAGGATAGACTAGCTATAGGTCCAGGAAAGATGTCAAGGCTCAATGAGCTGAAAGAAAGCCATGAGATTGCTGCCAAGCTGAATGTCTCAGTGCACACAAATGTTTTGTCAGTTAAATGGGTAAAGCACCATGGTACAGAATATCATCTTGATTTGGTCATATGTGGTGAAGTAGTCATTGAAATGCCAGTATTTTACATAATTAAGGCTATTGTTCTGAAAGAGGAAAATGTTTTTTTGGTTGGGTCAGCTCTTGAAACCTTATGTTTTGATGATCATTTGCATGcatttaaagttgttttgaagCAAAGTCCACCATGCAAGGTATTTCATGTAAATGATATCATGTACCACAAACCTTTTGATTTGCTCATGTCATATGGAGCAAGGGATTCTTTTGACTACATTCTACTCTTACTTGATAACAGTTTAAGCCAGGGCTGGGACTTATGGTTTGGTCATAATAAACATATTTGA